The Candidatus Acidiferrales bacterium genome window below encodes:
- a CDS encoding proline iminopeptidase-family hydrolase — MKSKILSCVVLAVFLMAAPGSAQTRRSVVHRPVRGRTNSASVYPIHEGYVDAHGVMIYYEMIGRGTPLMILHGGPGASHDYFLPYLLPLARHNELVFIDERGSGRSQKLGDPAGYTVDNMVEDVEDVREALDLGKITLLGHSAGGVLAQAYALKYQKNLTHLILCSTFPSTKQMNEVLAHIKENMSPELREKIDNMEKAGLYGHGLTYQQNRYTDEYMIAAWGEGYFPYLYQNHPDPNYDPVANGVMSWDLYREMWGSDGEFVIDGNLKSVEYVDALPTIKVPTLIIAGDHDECDPSLSKEMHEKIPGSRLLILPKSGHMTFVDQPDLFNGAVNSFLHPGER; from the coding sequence ATGAAGAGCAAAATCCTGTCTTGCGTCGTCCTGGCTGTGTTTCTGATGGCAGCGCCCGGCTCTGCGCAAACAAGAAGGAGCGTTGTTCACCGGCCAGTGCGTGGCCGGACGAACAGTGCGTCGGTATATCCGATTCACGAAGGCTACGTGGATGCGCACGGCGTGATGATTTACTACGAAATGATTGGCCGCGGCACGCCTTTGATGATTCTGCACGGCGGGCCTGGCGCGTCACATGATTATTTTCTGCCTTATTTGCTTCCACTCGCGCGACATAACGAACTCGTGTTTATTGACGAACGCGGCTCCGGCCGTTCACAAAAGCTTGGCGATCCTGCTGGCTACACAGTGGACAATATGGTGGAAGACGTCGAAGATGTGCGCGAGGCGCTGGACCTGGGCAAAATTACCCTGCTGGGACATTCCGCCGGCGGCGTTCTCGCCCAAGCATACGCTTTGAAGTACCAGAAAAACCTAACGCACTTGATTCTCTGCAGCACTTTTCCCAGTACAAAACAGATGAATGAAGTCCTGGCCCACATCAAAGAAAACATGTCACCGGAACTGCGCGAAAAGATCGACAACATGGAAAAGGCCGGCCTTTATGGCCACGGGCTTACGTATCAGCAAAATCGCTATACGGACGAATATATGATCGCTGCGTGGGGCGAAGGCTATTTTCCATATCTATACCAGAATCATCCGGACCCCAATTACGATCCGGTAGCGAACGGCGTGATGTCCTGGGACCTCTATCGCGAAATGTGGGGTTCGGACGGCGAATTCGTCATCGACGGGAACCTGAAATCCGTGGAATACGTTGATGCGCTACCGACAATCAAAGTGCCGACCTTGATCATCGCCGGCGATCACGATGAGTGCGATCCATCACTTTCAAAGGAAATGCACGAAAAAATTCCAGGCTCGCGACTCCTGATTCTTCCAAAGAGCGGCCATATGACCTTTGTCGACCAGCCGGACTTGTTCAACGGCGCCGTGAATAGCTTTTTGCATCCCGGCGAGCGGTAG
- the lysA gene encoding diaminopimelate decarboxylase — protein MKSKDSRSEFLDPAIYTPCFEYRHGSLHCEGVALAKIADRADTPAYVYSNAAFSAAYRDFRRAIQSELGRVPSTVCYAVKANSNLAVLRALAHLGSSFDIVSRGELFRLQRAGVPGRRIVFSGVGKKREEIREALRAEILLFNVESEEELEVLASEASRLRVAAPSAIRVNPDVGAGGHPHIATGDHRHKFGVDWPEARRLYLRHRQSLWIDWKGISGHIGSQITSMEPFRIFAGRLADYFRDLSRQGIVLRYLDIGGGLGIRYATENPLSLREYASSFAPAIRKLGCHVLLEPGRALIGSAGVLLTRVLYTKRTHGKTFVIVDAAMNDLIRPALYNATHPITTVNRPRANAEFSPVDIMGPVCETGDFFLRNWSMPEVHSGDLLVIWVAGAYGAAESSNYNSRPRAAEILVEGGRFRLVRRRESRADLIRGEHYPQSREAAKTTARRDAKSYSRRR, from the coding sequence TTGAAATCGAAGGACAGTCGCTCGGAGTTTCTCGACCCGGCGATCTATACGCCGTGTTTCGAATATCGCCACGGGTCTCTCCATTGTGAAGGAGTCGCGCTCGCGAAGATTGCGGATCGCGCAGACACTCCGGCATATGTTTACAGTAATGCCGCATTTTCCGCAGCGTATCGCGATTTTCGTCGGGCTATTCAGAGCGAATTGGGCAGAGTACCGTCCACGGTGTGCTACGCAGTGAAGGCGAACTCGAACTTAGCCGTGCTTCGTGCCCTTGCCCATCTGGGCAGCAGTTTCGATATTGTTTCCCGCGGCGAATTGTTTCGCCTGCAGCGCGCCGGAGTTCCAGGCCGGCGCATCGTGTTTTCTGGAGTCGGCAAAAAGCGCGAAGAAATTCGCGAGGCACTGCGGGCGGAGATTCTGCTCTTCAATGTCGAATCAGAGGAAGAACTAGAGGTTCTCGCGAGCGAGGCATCGCGATTGCGCGTTGCCGCTCCGTCGGCGATTCGCGTGAATCCAGATGTTGGCGCGGGCGGCCATCCTCATATTGCTACTGGGGATCATCGGCATAAATTCGGTGTCGATTGGCCGGAGGCTCGCAGACTTTATTTGCGCCACAGGCAATCTCTGTGGATTGATTGGAAGGGAATCAGTGGCCACATTGGCTCGCAGATCACGAGCATGGAGCCATTCCGGATCTTTGCTGGACGCCTCGCAGATTATTTCCGTGACTTGTCGCGGCAGGGAATTGTGTTGCGCTATTTGGACATCGGCGGCGGCCTGGGGATTCGATATGCAACCGAAAATCCTCTTTCACTGCGCGAATATGCCTCCAGCTTTGCCCCAGCAATACGAAAGCTTGGATGCCATGTGCTGCTCGAACCTGGGAGGGCGCTGATTGGTTCAGCGGGAGTCCTGTTGACACGAGTGCTTTACACGAAGCGGACGCACGGCAAAACCTTTGTCATAGTTGATGCCGCAATGAACGACCTGATTCGGCCCGCGCTCTATAATGCGACGCATCCGATCACGACTGTGAATCGCCCGAGAGCCAACGCCGAATTTTCGCCGGTTGACATCATGGGCCCGGTATGTGAGACCGGCGATTTCTTCCTTCGCAACTGGTCCATGCCGGAAGTTCACTCCGGAGATCTTCTTGTGATCTGGGTTGCGGGCGCCTACGGCGCAGCGGAATCGTCGAATTACAATTCCCGTCCTCGCGCGGCGGAAATTCTCGTCGAAGGAGGGCGTTTCCGCCTCGTTCGTCGCCGTGAATCGCGCGCTGACTTGATTCGTGGAGAGCATTACCCCCAATCGCGAGAGGCTGCTAAGACTACCGCTCGCCGGGATGCAAAAAGCTATTCACGGCGCCGTTGA
- a CDS encoding SpoIIE family protein phosphatase → MDPTKLNEGTELPAEVLATMAEIGQEINASLDLDQVLAHAAAQIKRLIDYEIFAVLLLDENTHLLNFRFAIGHRQEVVENWKIPVGQGIIGTAVSLARPVRVSDVRKDPRYLNALDAVRSELAVPLLLQGRVVGVLDIESRQVDYFTPDQQSILVMLATRIASAIENARLFERTRRQTETLLLLNEVARETNSLLDVEGVLRRAAEMVKRVIDYQIFSILLYDETERVFRHRLNVKFGQHIQERSVVAPQEGIVGAAATLRRPIVVPDVSFDPRYISLNPETRSELAIPLLYKNRVIGVLDLESPQLNYFTPDHVQALSILASHLAVSIENARLYEQVARDEARMERDLNAARRLQSALLPPVPGQEYGLDIAARVVSSRELCGDLYDFLPHSSGQLDIVLGDVSGKGSAAALYGSAAIGIMRSHAAQRLAPALALKKLNQIICERRIEGRFMTMCFLCWDPQNRILRMANAGQEQPLIFQNGRCEKVPVTGFPVGMFDDASYDELSLVLSSGDTLVLYSDGVTDTQNLQGQFYGWRRLAEVVASDPKLTAAEIADRILTDVDHFSGGTHPSDDRTLVVLKVV, encoded by the coding sequence ATGGATCCAACGAAACTAAACGAAGGTACAGAACTTCCTGCCGAAGTCCTCGCGACGATGGCGGAAATCGGCCAGGAAATCAATGCGTCGCTCGATCTGGATCAAGTATTGGCGCACGCCGCTGCCCAGATCAAGCGCCTCATCGATTATGAAATTTTCGCGGTTTTGCTTCTCGACGAGAATACACATCTGCTGAATTTCCGCTTCGCCATCGGACATCGACAGGAAGTCGTCGAAAACTGGAAGATTCCCGTTGGCCAGGGCATCATCGGCACAGCCGTATCGCTCGCGCGTCCCGTGCGTGTCAGCGACGTGCGCAAGGACCCGCGGTACTTGAATGCGCTCGATGCTGTCCGCTCCGAGCTTGCCGTGCCGCTTCTGCTTCAAGGCCGCGTTGTCGGCGTGCTGGACATCGAAAGCCGCCAGGTCGATTACTTTACGCCGGATCAGCAGAGTATTCTGGTGATGCTTGCCACGCGAATTGCAAGCGCGATTGAGAACGCACGTTTGTTCGAGCGCACGCGGCGCCAGACGGAGACTCTCCTCCTGCTCAACGAGGTTGCCCGCGAAACGAATTCTCTGCTCGACGTAGAAGGTGTGCTTCGCCGCGCTGCGGAAATGGTCAAGCGCGTCATCGACTATCAGATTTTTTCGATTCTTTTGTACGACGAAACGGAGCGTGTCTTCCGCCATCGCCTCAACGTGAAATTTGGCCAGCATATTCAGGAGCGTTCCGTTGTCGCACCGCAGGAAGGGATTGTGGGTGCCGCGGCGACACTGCGCCGTCCAATCGTCGTTCCTGATGTTTCGTTCGATCCACGGTATATTTCACTGAACCCTGAGACGCGTTCGGAACTTGCGATTCCGCTGCTGTACAAGAATCGCGTCATCGGCGTGCTCGATTTGGAAAGCCCGCAGCTAAATTATTTTACTCCAGATCACGTGCAGGCACTTTCGATCCTTGCTTCGCATCTCGCTGTTTCAATCGAGAATGCCAGACTCTATGAGCAGGTCGCGCGCGATGAAGCGCGTATGGAAAGAGACTTGAACGCAGCGCGCCGTCTCCAATCAGCTCTCTTACCTCCGGTTCCGGGCCAGGAATATGGGCTGGATATCGCGGCGCGCGTCGTGTCTTCGCGCGAGTTGTGCGGCGACCTTTACGATTTTCTTCCTCATAGCTCCGGCCAACTCGATATTGTCCTAGGCGATGTCAGCGGAAAGGGCAGCGCGGCTGCTCTTTATGGCTCTGCGGCTATCGGAATCATGCGCAGTCACGCGGCGCAACGACTCGCACCCGCGCTTGCACTGAAGAAACTCAATCAGATTATTTGCGAGCGCCGCATCGAAGGCCGCTTTATGACGATGTGCTTTCTCTGCTGGGATCCTCAGAATCGCATTTTGCGCATGGCCAATGCCGGCCAGGAACAACCTCTGATTTTCCAGAATGGCCGCTGTGAGAAGGTTCCCGTTACGGGTTTCCCCGTCGGCATGTTCGATGACGCTTCTTATGATGAGCTTAGCCTCGTGCTTTCCAGTGGCGACACGCTCGTGCTCTATTCGGATGGCGTGACCGACACGCAAAATTTGCAGGGGCAGTTCTATGGATGGCGGAGGCTGGCAGAGGTTGTGGCTTCCGATCCGAAGCTGACTGCCGCGGAAATCGCGGATCGAATCCTGACGGATGTCGATCATTTCTCAGGAGGGACTCATCCTTCCGACGATCGCACCCTTGTCGTCCTGAAAGTGGTATAA
- the deoC gene encoding deoxyribose-phosphate aldolase, whose protein sequence is MARASSKTRGIAKLIDHTLLKPEATDAQIRTLCEEAVKFEFASVCINPWYVALAAKLVRGSEVKVCTVAGFPLGATFTAAKALEAGNAISLGAREIDMVINIGALKSGSLEAMESDIRSVVETCHRGDAICKVILENGLLSNEEKKSACRAAKNAGADFVKTSTGFGPSGATVEDVALMRAVVGPRMGVKAAGGIRTLEDLKKMLAAGATRIGTSSGVKIIEQVRAAEK, encoded by the coding sequence GTGGCGCGAGCCTCCAGCAAAACTCGGGGGATAGCGAAACTCATTGACCACACGCTTTTGAAGCCGGAAGCGACAGATGCACAGATTCGCACGCTCTGCGAAGAAGCTGTCAAATTTGAGTTTGCATCCGTTTGTATAAATCCATGGTATGTGGCGCTGGCTGCGAAGTTGGTTCGTGGCTCCGAAGTAAAAGTATGTACGGTCGCCGGCTTTCCTTTGGGTGCGACGTTTACAGCGGCGAAAGCGCTAGAAGCTGGGAATGCAATCAGCTTGGGTGCCCGGGAAATCGACATGGTCATCAACATCGGAGCACTCAAATCCGGGAGTTTGGAAGCGATGGAATCAGATATTCGAAGCGTCGTTGAGACGTGTCACCGCGGGGACGCGATTTGCAAAGTTATCCTGGAAAATGGATTGCTTTCGAATGAGGAAAAGAAATCTGCTTGCCGCGCCGCGAAAAATGCAGGCGCCGATTTTGTGAAAACCTCCACTGGTTTCGGCCCGAGCGGTGCAACGGTGGAAGACGTCGCCCTGATGCGCGCTGTCGTTGGTCCCAGGATGGGTGTCAAAGCCGCCGGCGGCATACGCACGCTTGAGGATCTGAAGAAGATGCTCGCCGCGGGAGCAACGCGGATCGGAACAAGTTCCGGGGTAAAAATCATAGAACAGGTTCGCGCCGCTGAAAAGTGA
- the hpt gene encoding hypoxanthine phosphoribosyltransferase, which translates to MRKSHVKIGSKGHLKILVRQSVIRRRVREVAREISRDFSGERLHLIGILKGACVFLADLIREIDLETSIDFMAVASYGKGKESSGQVRLNKDLDSSVQGLNVVLVEDILDTGLTLSYLCRILMERKPKTLKIATLLDKPSRRIENIRADYVGFTIPNEFVVGYGLDYGERYRNLKDVCILTMLPDKGD; encoded by the coding sequence ATGCGAAAATCTCATGTCAAGATTGGGAGCAAAGGCCATCTGAAAATTTTGGTGCGTCAGTCGGTGATCCGAAGGCGCGTTCGCGAGGTCGCGCGCGAGATATCGCGCGATTTTTCGGGAGAGCGCTTGCACTTGATCGGTATATTGAAGGGCGCGTGCGTTTTTCTAGCGGACTTGATCCGCGAAATCGATCTCGAGACTTCGATCGACTTCATGGCCGTGGCAAGCTATGGCAAAGGGAAGGAATCGTCCGGCCAGGTGCGTTTGAACAAGGATCTCGACAGCAGCGTTCAAGGGCTCAACGTGGTTCTCGTCGAAGATATACTTGATACGGGTCTCACGCTCAGCTATCTCTGCCGCATTCTGATGGAGAGAAAACCGAAAACGCTCAAGATTGCCACGTTGCTCGACAAGCCATCTCGCCGCATCGAGAATATAAGGGCTGACTATGTCGGCTTCACAATTCCTAATGAATTTGTCGTTGGCTATGGGCTCGATTACGGCGAGCGCTATCGCAATCTGAAGGATGTTTGCATCCTGACTATGCTTCCGGATAAAGGTGATTAG
- the typA gene encoding translational GTPase TypA gives MSHQPIRNIAIIAHVDHGKTTLVDAMLRQSGIFRANQVVAERVMDSNDLERERGITILAKNTALFYGETKINIVDTPGHSDFGGEVERALRMVDGVLLLVDASEGPLPQTRYVLQKALQAKLPPIVVLNKIDRTDARAKEVLDEIYDLFIDLDATEEQLDFPVLYTNAKTGVAHRELNDSSMNLQPLFETIVSAIPAPSGDSSAPLQIQVTNLDYSDFLGRIAIGRVFNGTLRRGAEVGIAKLSGEVVPTVITKLFTFRGLERDEADEVLAGDIVAIAGVEGIQIGETLTNLETSAPCEPLMIDEPTLAMIFTINTSPLAGREGQFVTSRDIRDRLQKELLTNVSIRVEDSGSTDSFRVLGRGELQLAILIETMRREGYELMVGKPEIVVRAENGRRLEPVELLVVDCPENFVGVVMETLGSRRAELGKMVNHGSGRVRMEFKIPSRGLIGLRGQLLTDTRGTCLLHSLFEGWTEYAGELASRNTGALVADRPGKTTAFALWNLQERGELFVGPGAEVYEGMIIGENSREADMDVNVTKEKKQTNMRASTADEAIRLVPHRALTLEMAIEFIADDEFVEVTPQSIRLRKKVLDAKRRPRRWQQIRASIDAPA, from the coding sequence ATGTCCCATCAACCGATTCGAAATATTGCCATCATCGCGCATGTTGACCACGGCAAAACGACGCTCGTGGACGCCATGTTGCGGCAGAGCGGAATTTTTCGCGCGAATCAAGTCGTGGCCGAGCGCGTGATGGACTCGAATGATCTCGAGCGCGAGCGCGGTATTACGATTTTGGCGAAAAACACCGCTCTTTTTTATGGCGAAACGAAGATCAATATCGTGGACACGCCGGGGCATAGCGATTTCGGGGGCGAAGTCGAGCGCGCATTGCGCATGGTCGATGGCGTGCTCTTGCTCGTCGACGCGAGCGAAGGGCCGCTCCCACAGACGCGTTACGTGCTGCAAAAGGCGTTGCAGGCGAAACTTCCGCCGATCGTAGTGCTGAATAAGATTGATCGCACCGATGCACGCGCAAAAGAAGTGCTGGACGAAATCTACGACCTCTTCATCGACTTGGATGCCACCGAAGAACAACTCGATTTTCCCGTGTTATACACGAACGCAAAGACTGGCGTAGCGCACCGCGAACTGAACGACAGTTCGATGAACCTTCAACCGCTCTTTGAAACGATTGTCTCCGCCATCCCTGCTCCGAGCGGAGATTCCTCCGCTCCTCTGCAGATTCAGGTGACGAACCTGGACTATAGCGATTTTCTTGGGCGTATTGCCATCGGCCGTGTTTTCAATGGGACGCTGCGACGCGGAGCAGAAGTGGGCATCGCAAAACTTTCCGGAGAAGTCGTCCCCACGGTGATCACGAAACTTTTCACGTTCCGAGGGCTGGAGCGCGATGAGGCGGACGAAGTTCTAGCTGGCGATATTGTGGCCATCGCGGGAGTCGAGGGAATTCAAATCGGCGAAACGCTCACGAACCTGGAAACCTCCGCGCCGTGCGAGCCGCTGATGATTGACGAGCCAACGTTAGCGATGATTTTTACGATCAACACGTCACCGCTCGCCGGCCGGGAAGGGCAGTTCGTCACGTCGCGCGATATTCGCGACCGCTTGCAAAAGGAATTACTGACAAACGTTTCGATTCGCGTCGAAGATTCCGGCTCCACGGACTCATTCCGCGTGCTCGGCCGCGGCGAGCTGCAACTGGCGATTCTCATTGAAACGATGCGCCGCGAAGGCTATGAGTTGATGGTCGGCAAGCCGGAGATTGTGGTGCGCGCGGAGAACGGACGGCGTCTCGAACCCGTCGAGCTCCTGGTCGTCGATTGCCCCGAGAATTTCGTGGGCGTCGTGATGGAAACACTGGGCAGCCGGCGCGCGGAGCTGGGAAAGATGGTAAACCACGGATCCGGGCGCGTCCGCATGGAGTTCAAAATTCCTTCGCGCGGATTGATCGGTCTGCGCGGACAGCTCCTTACAGACACGCGTGGCACGTGCTTGCTTCATTCGCTTTTCGAAGGCTGGACGGAATATGCGGGCGAGCTTGCGTCGCGCAATACGGGAGCGCTCGTTGCCGACCGGCCTGGGAAGACGACGGCCTTCGCGCTGTGGAACCTACAGGAACGCGGCGAGCTGTTCGTCGGTCCGGGGGCTGAAGTTTACGAAGGCATGATTATCGGCGAAAATTCACGCGAGGCCGACATGGACGTCAATGTTACGAAAGAAAAAAAGCAGACCAACATGCGCGCTTCGACTGCCGATGAAGCCATTCGCCTGGTGCCCCATCGAGCTCTGACGCTTGAGATGGCCATTGAATTTATCGCCGATGATGAATTTGTTGAAGTCACGCCACAATCGATCCGCCTCCGAAAGAAAGTTCTCGACGCCAAGCGCCGGCCTCGCCGCTGGCAGCAGATCCGCGCCAGCATCGACGCTCCGGCGTGA
- a CDS encoding diguanylate cyclase → MRILLAEDDRNSRMMLLELLDKWGCDVQIAENGAEAWNVLQSSGSPRLVLLDWMMPDLSGLDICRKLRARREERYVYAILLTGRTAQTDIAEGLRSGADDYLTKPCDPAELRARLGIGERILKMQDDLIQAREIVRFKSTHDLLTGAWSRDVLLDRLERELDRAQGEFHPLGVMLIAFDNFRQVNNAKGIYAGDEALQGAVRRILTSVRGFDTVGRLASEEFMILLPGCDTVATRDKAEEIRKTVCSAPVPTSAGPVNLTLSVGALSTWRNELPTAAAVLRSANAAAQCAKKNGRNRVELCSLSVASRAVTDDIEMSRVE, encoded by the coding sequence ATGAGAATCTTGCTTGCGGAGGATGATCGCAACTCGAGAATGATGCTGCTTGAACTGCTTGATAAGTGGGGCTGTGATGTGCAAATCGCCGAAAATGGAGCGGAAGCATGGAATGTTCTGCAGTCGAGCGGAAGCCCGCGGCTTGTTTTGCTTGATTGGATGATGCCGGACTTGAGCGGGCTGGACATCTGCAGGAAATTGCGCGCGCGGCGTGAAGAAAGGTACGTATATGCAATTCTTCTGACTGGACGGACGGCGCAGACAGACATCGCTGAAGGACTCCGATCGGGCGCCGACGATTATTTGACGAAGCCGTGTGACCCCGCGGAGCTTCGCGCACGGCTGGGAATCGGCGAACGGATTTTGAAAATGCAAGACGACCTGATCCAGGCGCGCGAAATCGTACGCTTCAAGTCCACCCACGATTTGCTCACAGGGGCCTGGAGCCGTGACGTTCTGTTGGACAGGCTGGAACGCGAACTGGACCGCGCACAGGGCGAGTTTCACCCACTCGGAGTCATGCTTATCGCGTTTGACAATTTCAGGCAGGTCAATAATGCGAAGGGAATCTACGCCGGAGACGAGGCTTTGCAGGGCGCGGTTCGACGCATACTGACATCCGTCCGGGGATTCGATACCGTAGGCCGTCTTGCCAGCGAGGAGTTCATGATTCTCCTGCCCGGCTGCGATACGGTCGCGACGCGTGACAAGGCCGAAGAGATTCGCAAGACCGTCTGTTCCGCACCCGTTCCCACGAGCGCCGGCCCGGTCAACTTGACTCTCAGCGTTGGCGCTCTCTCCACATGGCGAAACGAATTGCCGACGGCAGCCGCGGTATTGCGCAGTGCCAACGCAGCGGCTCAGTGTGCCAAGAAAAACGGCAGAAACCGTGTAGAACTGTGTTCCCTTTCCGTCGCGAGCCGGGCCGTTACAGATGATATAGAAATGTCGAGGGTAGAATGA
- a CDS encoding Hpt domain-containing protein has translation MTPEHDDRRLNRKELLEHMLGDTALLTEMVRAFLMESETHLTELEQAVASGDARKVYVAAHTFKGAVSNFAAPLAVESAARLEQMGHSGNMSGATVEFAVLRREVELLKPLLLTACEALSQ, from the coding sequence TTGACACCGGAACACGACGATCGCCGCTTAAATCGCAAGGAATTGCTTGAACACATGCTTGGCGATACAGCCTTGCTGACTGAGATGGTCCGTGCGTTTCTGATGGAGTCGGAGACGCATCTTACAGAACTCGAACAAGCTGTAGCTTCAGGCGACGCGAGAAAAGTCTATGTCGCGGCGCACACATTTAAGGGCGCGGTGAGTAACTTTGCAGCTCCTCTTGCGGTTGAGTCGGCGGCGCGTCTTGAGCAGATGGGGCATAGCGGGAATATGTCCGGCGCGACGGTTGAATTCGCGGTTCTGCGCCGTGAGGTCGAATTATTGAAACCGCTCTTGCTTACGGCTTGTGAGGCGTTAAGCCAATGA